One region of Bosea sp. 29B genomic DNA includes:
- the rplQ gene encoding 50S ribosomal protein L17, whose protein sequence is MRHGFRGRRFNRTAEHRQAMFANMAQALIKHEQITTTLPKAKDLRPVVEKLVTLGKRGDLHARRQAIAQIKDVALVGKLFAVLGPRYKERNGGYLRIMKAGFRFGDNAPLAVIEFVDRDVDAKGKDSGPVFTADDEQAA, encoded by the coding sequence ATGCGTCACGGTTTCCGCGGTCGTCGTTTCAACCGCACTGCCGAGCATCGCCAGGCGATGTTCGCCAACATGGCCCAGGCCCTGATCAAGCACGAGCAGATCACCACCACGCTGCCGAAGGCGAAAGATCTGCGTCCGGTCGTCGAGAAGCTGGTCACGCTCGGCAAGCGCGGTGACCTGCACGCCCGCCGCCAGGCGATCGCGCAGATCAAGGACGTCGCCCTGGTCGGCAAGCTCTTCGCCGTGCTCGGCCCGCGCTACAAGGAGCGCAATGGCGGCTATCTGCGCATCATGAAGGCGGGCTTCCGCTTCGGCGACAACGCCCCGCTCGCGGTGATCGAGTTCGTCGATCGCGACGTCGACGCCAAGGGCAAGGATTCCGGCCCGGTCTTCACGGCGGATGACGAGCAGGCGGCCTGA
- a CDS encoding DNA-directed RNA polymerase subunit alpha codes for MISKNWQDLSKPNKLEVKVGDDPKRQATVIARPLERGFGMTLGNALRRVLLSSLQGAAVTAVQIDGVLHEFSSIPGVREDVTDIVLNIKAIAIKMQGEGPKRMTLRKTGPGAVTAGDINTIGDVSILNPELVLCTLDDGAEIRMEFTVNTGKGYVPSEQNRPEDAPIGLIPVDSLYSPVKKVSYRVENTREGQNLDRDMLTMQIETNGSVSPEDALALAARILQDQLAVFITFEEPRKEEAVSTAPQLPFNPALLKKVDELELSVRSANCLKNDNIVYIGDLIQKSEGEMLRTPNFGRKSLNEIKEVLATMGLHLGMDVQGWPPENIEELAKRFEEHY; via the coding sequence GTGATCAGCAAGAATTGGCAGGATCTGTCCAAGCCTAACAAGCTCGAAGTCAAGGTCGGCGACGACCCGAAGCGTCAGGCTACCGTGATCGCGCGTCCGCTCGAGCGCGGCTTCGGCATGACGCTCGGCAATGCGCTGCGTCGCGTGCTGCTCTCCTCGCTCCAGGGCGCTGCCGTCACCGCCGTCCAGATCGACGGCGTGCTGCATGAGTTCTCCTCGATCCCGGGCGTGCGCGAGGACGTCACCGACATCGTCCTGAACATCAAGGCGATCGCCATCAAGATGCAGGGCGAGGGTCCCAAGCGCATGACCCTGCGCAAGACCGGCCCGGGCGCCGTGACGGCAGGCGACATCAACACCATCGGCGACGTCTCGATCCTCAACCCCGAGCTCGTGCTCTGCACGCTCGACGACGGGGCCGAGATCCGCATGGAGTTCACGGTCAACACCGGCAAGGGCTATGTCCCCTCCGAGCAGAACCGTCCCGAGGACGCGCCGATTGGCCTGATCCCGGTCGACAGCCTGTACTCGCCGGTCAAGAAGGTCTCCTATCGCGTCGAGAACACCCGCGAGGGCCAGAATCTCGACCGCGACATGCTGACCATGCAGATCGAGACCAACGGCTCGGTTTCGCCTGAGGACGCGCTGGCGCTCGCCGCCCGCATCCTGCAGGACCAGCTCGCCGTCTTCATCACCTTCGAAGAGCCGCGCAAGGAAGAGGCCGTCTCGACCGCGCCGCAGCTGCCGTTCAACCCGGCCCTGCTCAAGAAGGTCGACGAGCTCGAACTGTCGGTCCGCTCGGCGAACTGCCTGAAGAACGACAACATCGTCTATATCGGCGATCTCATCCAGAAGTCGGAGGGCGAGATGCTGCGCACCCCGAACTTCGGCCGCAAGTCGCTGAACGAGATCAAGGAAGTGCTCGCCACCATGGGCCTCCATCTCGGCATGGACGTGCAGGGCTGGCCGCCGGAGAACATCGAAGAGCTGGCGAAGCGCTTCGAAGAGCATTACTGA
- the rpsK gene encoding 30S ribosomal protein S11, with protein sequence MAKEAQRVRRRERKNIVSGVAHVNASFNNTMITITDAQGNTISWSSAGTMGFKGSRKSTPYAAQVAAEDAARKAAEHGMRTLEVEVTGPGSGRESALRALQAAGFTVTSIRDVTPIPHNGCRPRKRRRV encoded by the coding sequence ATGGCCAAGGAAGCCCAACGCGTCCGTCGTCGCGAACGCAAGAACATCGTCTCCGGCGTCGCGCATGTGAACGCCTCGTTCAACAACACCATGATCACCATCACCGACGCGCAGGGCAACACGATCTCGTGGTCGTCCGCCGGCACGATGGGGTTCAAGGGCTCGCGCAAGTCGACCCCCTATGCCGCCCAGGTCGCCGCCGAGGACGCTGCCCGCAAGGCTGCCGAGCACGGCATGCGCACCCTTGAGGTCGAGGTCACCGGTCCGGGTTCGGGCCGCGAGTCGGCGCTGCGCGCGCTGCAGGCCGCCGGCTTCACCGTCACCTCGATCCGCGACGTGACGCCGATCCCGCACAATGGCTGCCGGCCGCGCAAGCGTCGCCGCGTCTGA
- the rpsM gene encoding 30S ribosomal protein S13, which yields MARIAGVNIPTGKRVVIGLQYIHGIGAHKAKEICEKVGIAAERRVNQLTDAEVLQIREAIDRDYLVEGDLRREVSMNIKRLMDLGCYRGLRHRRSLPVRGQRTHTNARTRKGKAKPIAGKKK from the coding sequence ATGGCTCGTATCGCGGGCGTCAACATTCCGACCGGCAAGCGCGTCGTCATCGGTCTGCAGTACATTCACGGCATCGGCGCCCACAAGGCCAAGGAGATCTGCGAGAAGGTCGGCATCGCCGCCGAGCGCCGGGTCAACCAGCTGACCGACGCCGAGGTTCTCCAGATCCGCGAGGCGATCGACCGCGACTATCTCGTCGAGGGCGATCTGCGTCGCGAAGTCTCGATGAACATCAAGCGCCTGATGGACCTCGGCTGCTATCGCGGCCTGCGCCATCGCCGCTCGCTGCCGGTGCGCGGCCAGCGCACCCACACCAACGCCCGCACCCGCAAGGGCAAGGCGAAGCCGATCGCCGGCAAGAAGAAGTGA
- a CDS encoding ABC transporter substrate-binding protein, translating to MKRIACLVAAALLATASTVRAQDAVKIGVLNDQSGNYAEFGGLGSVEAAKLAIEDFGGSVLGKPIEIVSGDHQNKPDVAAGLARRWYDVDGVTAIADLTNSAVALAVAGIAKEKQKVALYNGPATTRLFNEDCMATGFMWTFDTATSAKGTALSILREGGDSWYIIAADYAFGHQLTADIERVVAANGGKTLGTVRAPLSTPDFSSFLLQAQASKAKIVAFANAGSDTINSIKQAGEFGLVDGGQKLAAMVVVLSDVHGLGLDKAKGLITTAAYYHDADKPSRAFADRYMARTKKMPGMIQASVYSSVLHYLKAVKAAGTAAGPAVAAKMKELPVDDFYAPGAKIREDGRLLNDMLLVEAKAPSESKAPWDYFKVVRKIPAAEIIAPLSESKCPLVKK from the coding sequence ATGAAACGGATTGCTTGCCTTGTGGCGGCTGCGCTGCTGGCGACGGCTTCGACCGTGCGGGCGCAGGACGCGGTCAAGATCGGCGTCCTCAACGACCAGTCGGGCAATTATGCCGAGTTCGGCGGGCTCGGCTCGGTCGAGGCGGCCAAGCTCGCGATCGAGGATTTTGGCGGCTCGGTGCTGGGCAAGCCGATCGAGATCGTCTCGGGCGACCACCAGAACAAGCCGGACGTCGCCGCCGGCCTGGCGCGGCGCTGGTACGATGTCGATGGCGTCACCGCCATCGCCGACCTGACCAATTCGGCCGTGGCGCTCGCCGTAGCCGGCATCGCCAAGGAAAAGCAGAAGGTCGCGCTCTACAACGGCCCGGCGACGACGCGCCTCTTCAACGAGGACTGCATGGCGACCGGCTTCATGTGGACCTTCGATACGGCGACCTCGGCCAAGGGCACGGCGCTGTCGATCCTGCGCGAGGGCGGCGACAGCTGGTACATCATCGCCGCCGACTACGCCTTCGGCCATCAGCTCACCGCCGACATCGAGAGGGTTGTCGCCGCCAATGGCGGCAAGACACTCGGCACCGTGCGGGCGCCGCTCTCGACGCCCGACTTCTCCTCCTTCCTGCTGCAGGCGCAGGCCTCCAAGGCCAAGATCGTCGCCTTCGCCAATGCCGGCAGCGACACGATCAATTCGATCAAGCAGGCCGGTGAGTTCGGCCTCGTCGATGGCGGCCAGAAGCTCGCCGCCATGGTCGTGGTCCTGAGCGACGTGCACGGGCTCGGCCTCGACAAGGCCAAGGGGCTGATCACCACCGCCGCCTACTACCATGACGCCGACAAGCCGAGCCGCGCCTTCGCCGACCGCTATATGGCGCGGACGAAGAAGATGCCGGGTATGATCCAGGCCAGCGTCTACTCCTCGGTGCTGCACTACCTCAAGGCGGTGAAGGCGGCCGGCACGGCCGCGGGCCCTGCTGTCGCGGCCAAGATGAAGGAGCTGCCGGTCGACGACTTCTATGCACCCGGCGCCAAGATCCGCGAAGATGGCCGGCTGCTGAACGACATGCTGCTGGTCGAGGCCAAGGCCCCTTCCGAATCGAAGGCGCCCTGGGACTATTTCAAGGTGGTCCGCAAGATTCCGGCGGCCGAGATCATCGCGCCGCTGTCGGAGAGCAAGTGCCCGCTGGTGAAGAAGTAA
- a CDS encoding alkylphosphonate utilization protein — translation MADGDDDYVYDEATGEWRPASELAAAAAQKLEVRDASGNILADGDAVTLIKDLKVKGANQTLKQGTVIRSIRLTDNPEEIDCRHESIKGLVLRTEFVRKR, via the coding sequence ATGGCCGATGGCGATGACGACTATGTCTATGACGAGGCGACCGGCGAGTGGCGCCCGGCTTCGGAACTGGCAGCCGCCGCGGCGCAAAAGCTCGAGGTCCGCGACGCCTCCGGCAACATCCTGGCCGACGGCGACGCGGTGACGCTGATCAAGGACCTCAAGGTCAAGGGCGCCAACCAGACCCTGAAGCAGGGCACGGTGATCCGCTCGATCCGGCTGACGGACAATCCCGAAGAGATCGACTGCCGCCACGAGAGCATCAAGGGCCTGGTGCTGCGCACGGAGTTCGTGCGCAAGCGGTGA
- a CDS encoding adenylate kinase has product MRLIFLGPPGAGKGTQATRIVAKHGIPQLSTGDMLRAAVAASTPVGLKAKAVMDAGGLVSDEIVIGIVADRIEEADARKGFILDGFPRTLAQAEALDSMLAGKGLKLDKVLELRVDQSKLVDRIVRRAEEAKAAGQPVRKDDDPEVFKTRLEAYNRDTAIVAPYYEKRGQLTPIDGMQPIEQVASAIDQALAG; this is encoded by the coding sequence ATGAGGCTGATTTTCCTGGGGCCGCCGGGGGCGGGCAAAGGCACTCAGGCGACACGGATCGTCGCGAAGCACGGCATTCCGCAGCTCTCGACCGGTGACATGCTGCGTGCGGCAGTCGCCGCCAGCACGCCGGTCGGCCTCAAGGCCAAGGCCGTGATGGACGCCGGCGGGCTGGTCTCGGACGAGATCGTCATCGGCATCGTCGCCGACCGCATCGAAGAAGCCGATGCCAGGAAGGGCTTCATCCTCGACGGCTTCCCGCGCACGTTGGCGCAGGCCGAGGCGCTCGACTCGATGCTGGCCGGCAAGGGGCTGAAGCTCGACAAGGTGCTGGAGCTCCGCGTCGACCAGAGCAAGCTCGTCGACCGGATCGTGCGCCGTGCCGAAGAGGCCAAGGCCGCCGGACAGCCGGTGCGCAAGGACGACGACCCGGAGGTCTTCAAGACCCGGCTCGAAGCCTATAACCGCGACACCGCGATCGTCGCGCCCTATTACGAGAAGCGCGGCCAGCTGACGCCGATCGACGGCATGCAGCCGATCGAGCAAGTGGCGAGCGCGATCGACCAGGCGCTGGCGGGCTGA
- the secY gene encoding preprotein translocase subunit SecY, producing the protein MASAAEQLAANLNFGALAKADELKKRIWFTLGALIVYRLGTYIPLPGMNPDAVADLFKQTQSGVLGLFNMFSGGAVGRLAIFALAIMPYISASIIIQLLSSVVPTFETLKKEGEAGRKILNQYTRYLTLVLALFQAWGIGVGLQGSGNLVLEPGPFFLISTTITLVGGTMFLLWLGEQITSRGIGNGTSMIIFAGIIAEFPAQLAQTLELGRQGAISTGLLLLVMVMAVCVIAFVVFVERAQRRLLINYPKRQVGNRMYEGQTSFLPLKLNTAGVIPPIFASSLLLLPTTIASFSQASGGTGILSTMATYLAHGRPLFMFLYAALIVFFCFFYTAIVFNPVETADNLKKHGGFMPGIRPGERTAEHIDRVLTRITVLGAAYLTIVCLIPEFMITYAQIPIILLGGTSLLIVVTTTMDTVAQVHGHLLAHQYEGLVKKAKLRGARR; encoded by the coding sequence ATGGCATCGGCGGCTGAACAGCTTGCGGCAAACCTGAACTTCGGCGCGCTGGCCAAGGCCGACGAACTGAAGAAGCGGATCTGGTTCACGCTGGGGGCGCTGATCGTCTACCGGCTCGGCACCTATATCCCGCTGCCCGGCATGAATCCGGATGCAGTCGCGGACCTGTTCAAGCAGACCCAGTCGGGTGTGCTCGGCCTGTTCAACATGTTCTCCGGCGGTGCGGTCGGCCGGCTCGCGATCTTCGCGCTGGCGATCATGCCGTACATCTCGGCCTCGATCATCATCCAGCTGCTCTCCAGCGTCGTCCCGACCTTCGAGACGCTGAAGAAGGAAGGCGAGGCGGGCCGCAAGATCCTCAACCAGTACACGCGCTATCTGACGCTGGTGCTGGCGCTGTTCCAGGCCTGGGGCATCGGCGTCGGTCTGCAGGGCTCGGGCAATCTCGTGCTGGAGCCGGGGCCGTTCTTCCTGATCTCGACCACGATCACGCTGGTCGGCGGCACCATGTTCCTGCTCTGGCTCGGCGAGCAGATCACCAGCCGCGGCATCGGCAACGGCACGTCGATGATCATCTTCGCCGGCATCATCGCCGAATTCCCGGCCCAGCTGGCGCAGACGCTCGAGCTCGGCCGCCAGGGCGCGATCTCGACCGGCCTGCTGCTGCTCGTCATGGTGATGGCGGTCTGCGTCATCGCCTTCGTGGTCTTCGTCGAGCGCGCCCAGCGCCGCCTGCTGATCAACTACCCCAAGCGCCAGGTCGGCAACCGCATGTATGAGGGCCAGACCTCGTTCCTGCCGCTGAAGCTCAACACCGCCGGCGTGATCCCGCCGATCTTCGCCTCGTCGCTGCTGCTGCTGCCGACCACGATCGCTAGCTTCTCGCAGGCTTCGGGCGGCACCGGCATCCTGTCGACGATGGCGACCTACCTCGCGCATGGTCGGCCGCTGTTCATGTTCCTCTATGCGGCGCTGATTGTCTTCTTCTGCTTCTTCTACACCGCGATCGTGTTCAATCCGGTCGAGACGGCGGACAATCTCAAGAAGCATGGCGGCTTCATGCCCGGCATCCGCCCGGGCGAGCGCACCGCCGAGCATATCGACCGGGTGCTGACCCGCATCACCGTGCTCGGCGCCGCCTATTTGACTATCGTCTGCTTGATCCCGGAGTTCATGATCACCTATGCCCAGATTCCGATCATCCTGCTCGGCGGCACCTCGCTGCTGATCGTGGTGACGACGACCATGGACACGGTGGCTCAGGTCCATGGTCATCTGCTGGCCCATCAGTATGAGGGGCTGGTCAAAAAGGCGAAGTTGAGGGGGGCAAGGCGCTGA
- the rplO gene encoding 50S ribosomal protein L15, which translates to MKLTDIRDNEGATKSRIRVGRGIGSGKGKTGGRGVKGQKARAGVAVKGFEGGQMPLYRRLPKRGFHNLFSKDLNEVNLGRIQQAVEAGKLDAKGAVTIEALVAAGVITRQAKDGVKILGVGELKAKLAFEVAGASKSAVEAIEKAGGTVKILAAAASQA; encoded by the coding sequence ATGAAACTCACTGATATTCGTGACAACGAAGGCGCGACCAAGTCGCGCATCCGCGTCGGCCGCGGCATCGGCTCCGGCAAGGGCAAGACCGGCGGACGTGGCGTCAAGGGCCAGAAGGCTCGCGCCGGCGTGGCGGTCAAGGGCTTCGAAGGCGGCCAGATGCCGCTTTATCGGCGCCTGCCGAAGCGCGGCTTCCACAACCTGTTCTCCAAGGATCTGAACGAGGTCAACCTCGGTCGCATCCAGCAGGCGGTCGAAGCCGGGAAGCTCGATGCCAAGGGTGCGGTGACGATCGAGGCGCTGGTCGCTGCGGGCGTCATCACCCGGCAGGCCAAGGACGGCGTCAAGATCCTCGGCGTTGGCGAACTCAAGGCGAAGCTCGCCTTCGAGGTGGCCGGTGCGTCGAAGTCGGCCGTCGAGGCGATCGAGAAGGCTGGTGGCACGGTCAAGATCCTGGCGGCTGCCGCTTCACAGGCGTGA
- the rpmD gene encoding 50S ribosomal protein L30 has protein sequence MAKADKTFTVEQIGSPIRRDASQRQTLIGLGLNKIRRQSTLQDTPAARGMVEKVKHLVRVVDAK, from the coding sequence ATGGCAAAGGCTGACAAGACCTTCACCGTCGAGCAGATCGGTTCGCCGATCCGCCGCGACGCCTCGCAGCGCCAGACCCTGATCGGTCTCGGCCTGAACAAGATCCGCCGCCAATCGACCCTGCAGGACACGCCGGCTGCGCGTGGCATGGTCGAGAAGGTCAAGCACCTCGTCCGCGTCGTCGACGCGAAGTGA
- the rpsE gene encoding 30S ribosomal protein S5, producing the protein MAREPRDRQNREERDSEFVDRLVHINRVAKVVKGGRRFGFAALVVVGDQKGRVGFGHGKAREVPEAIRKATEAAKRGLVRVPLRDGRTLHHDVHGRHGAGKVILRAAPAGTGIIAGGPMRAVFEAVGMQDVVSKSLGSSNPYNLVRATFDALKNEDSPRSVAARRSLKVSALQTRRRDAGADAGADA; encoded by the coding sequence ATGGCGAGAGAACCTCGTGACCGTCAGAACCGCGAAGAGCGTGATTCTGAATTCGTGGACCGCCTGGTCCACATCAACCGCGTCGCCAAGGTGGTGAAGGGCGGCCGTCGCTTCGGCTTCGCTGCCCTCGTCGTCGTCGGCGACCAGAAGGGCCGCGTCGGCTTCGGCCACGGCAAGGCCCGTGAAGTGCCTGAGGCGATCCGCAAGGCGACGGAAGCCGCCAAGCGTGGCCTCGTCCGCGTCCCGCTGCGCGATGGCCGCACGCTGCACCATGACGTCCACGGCCGTCATGGCGCCGGCAAGGTCATCCTGCGCGCTGCCCCGGCCGGTACCGGCATCATCGCCGGCGGCCCGATGCGCGCCGTCTTCGAGGCGGTCGGCATGCAGGACGTGGTCTCGAAGTCGCTCGGCTCTTCGAACCCGTACAACCTCGTGCGCGCCACCTTCGATGCGCTGAAGAACGAGGATTCGCCGCGTAGCGTCGCCGCGCGTCGCTCGCTCAAGGTTTCGGCCCTGCAGACCCGCCGCCGCGATGCCGGCGCGGATGCCGGCGCGGACGCGTGA
- the rplR gene encoding 50S ribosomal protein L18, translating to MSKQTVATARRKARVRRAIKAVANGRARLSVHRTGKQIYAQVIDDAKGLTLASASSLDKDIRADIKSGANVEAAAQIGKILAERAIMAGVKEVVFDRGAYMYHGRVKALAEAAREGGLSF from the coding sequence ATGAGCAAGCAGACAGTTGCGACTGCGCGCCGCAAGGCCCGCGTCCGTCGCGCGATCAAGGCGGTGGCCAATGGCCGCGCCCGCCTGTCGGTGCACCGCACCGGCAAGCAGATCTATGCGCAGGTCATCGACGACGCCAAGGGGCTGACGCTCGCTTCGGCCTCGTCGCTGGACAAAGATATCCGCGCCGACATCAAGTCGGGCGCGAATGTCGAGGCCGCGGCGCAGATCGGCAAGATCCTTGCCGAGCGCGCCATCATGGCCGGCGTCAAGGAGGTCGTGTTCGACCGTGGCGCCTATATGTACCATGGCCGCGTCAAGGCGCTGGCCGAAGCTGCTCGCGAAGGCGGGCTGAGCTTCTGA
- the rplF gene encoding 50S ribosomal protein L6: MSRIGKKPVSVPAGVTANVSGQLVKIKGSKGELSFEVPEEVSVALENGAIAVQPRSQTKRARALWGTSRARINNLVVGTTAGFEKKLEINGVGYKAAVAGKILKLSLGYSHDIDYPIPAGVAIVTPKPTEIVISGIDKQVVGQTAAEIRDYRGPEPYKGKGVKYAGEFIFRKEGKKK, translated from the coding sequence ATGTCTCGTATCGGTAAGAAGCCCGTCTCGGTCCCCGCTGGCGTCACTGCCAACGTCTCGGGCCAGCTGGTCAAGATCAAGGGCTCGAAGGGCGAGTTGTCCTTCGAGGTTCCCGAGGAGGTCTCGGTTGCACTGGAGAACGGCGCCATCGCCGTCCAGCCGCGCTCGCAGACCAAGCGCGCCCGCGCGCTCTGGGGCACCTCGCGCGCCCGCATCAACAACCTGGTCGTCGGTACGACGGCCGGATTCGAGAAGAAGCTCGAGATCAACGGCGTCGGCTACAAGGCCGCGGTCGCCGGCAAGATCCTGAAGCTCTCGCTCGGCTACAGCCACGACATCGACTATCCGATCCCGGCCGGGGTCGCGATCGTCACGCCGAAGCCGACCGAGATCGTGATCTCCGGCATCGACAAGCAGGTCGTCGGCCAGACCGCCGCCGAGATCCGCGACTATCGCGGTCCCGAGCCCTACAAGGGCAAGGGCGTCAAGTACGCCGGCGAGTTCATCTTCCGCAAGGAAGGCAAGAAGAAGTAA
- the rpsH gene encoding 30S ribosomal protein S8 has protein sequence MAIIDPLGDMLTRIRNAQMRRKSRVSTPGSKLRARVLDVLQSEGYIRGYSTTEFGNGRTEFDIELKYHEGQPVIRSISRVSKPGRRVYSSVETMPRVADGLGVTIVSTPRGVMSDHLAREQNVGGEVLCKVF, from the coding sequence ATGGCGATCATCGATCCGCTTGGCGATATGCTGACCCGCATCCGCAATGCGCAGATGCGGCGCAAGTCGCGCGTTTCCACTCCGGGCTCGAAGCTGCGTGCCCGCGTTCTGGACGTGCTGCAGTCAGAAGGCTACATCCGCGGCTATTCGACCACCGAGTTCGGCAACGGCCGCACCGAGTTCGACATCGAGCTGAAGTACCACGAGGGACAGCCGGTCATCCGGTCGATCTCGCGCGTGTCGAAGCCCGGCCGTCGCGTCTACTCCTCGGTCGAGACCATGCCTCGCGTGGCCGACGGCCTCGGCGTCACCATCGTCTCCACGCCCCGTGGCGTGATGTCCGATCATCTTGCCCGCGAGCAGAACGTGGGCGGCGAAGTGCTCTGCAAGGTCTTCTGA
- the rpsN gene encoding 30S ribosomal protein S14, giving the protein MAKKSSVENNNRRKALVKKFAGRRARLLAIANDENQSMDERFLARLKLAELPRNSAGIRVRNRCEVTGRPRAFYRKLKMSRVALRELGNKGLVPGLVKSSW; this is encoded by the coding sequence ATGGCTAAGAAAAGCTCCGTCGAGAACAACAACCGCCGCAAGGCGCTCGTGAAGAAATTCGCGGGCCGTCGTGCGCGTCTTCTCGCGATCGCTAATGACGAGAACCAGTCGATGGACGAGCGCTTCCTCGCTCGCCTGAAGCTGGCCGAACTGCCGCGCAATTCCGCCGGCATCCGCGTGCGCAACCGTTGCGAAGTCACCGGCCGCCCGCGCGCTTTCTATCGCAAGTTGAAGATGTCGCGCGTTGCTTTGCGCGAGCTCGGCAACAAGGGGCTGGTTCCCGGCCTCGTCAAGTCGAGCTGGTGA